One stretch of Pseudomonas azotoformans DNA includes these proteins:
- a CDS encoding STAS domain-containing protein yields MSVESEVSLDGTKLTIAVKGRFDFGSHQTFREAYERFYKVPNTYVVDLKETTYLDSSALGMLLLLRDHAGDDADIRVINSNSDVRKILGISNFDKLFDIS; encoded by the coding sequence ATGTCAGTCGAGTCAGAAGTATCCCTGGATGGGACGAAGTTGACGATCGCAGTCAAGGGCCGGTTCGATTTCGGCAGCCACCAGACGTTTCGCGAAGCCTATGAGCGCTTCTACAAAGTGCCCAATACCTACGTCGTGGACTTGAAAGAGACGACCTACCTCGACAGCTCCGCCCTCGGCATGCTCTTGCTGCTGCGCGACCATGCCGGCGATGACGCCGATATCCGGGTGATCAACAGCAATTCGGATGTGCGCAAGATCCTCGGCATCTCCAACTTCGACAAACTGTTCGACATCAGTTGA
- the fliF gene encoding flagellar basal-body MS-ring/collar protein FliF — protein sequence MAEAVVDNAPAKADGKPPLFGLSFLENLSEMTMLRQVGLMVGLAASVAIGFAVVLWSQQPDYRPLYGSLAGMDSKQIMETLAAADIAYTVEPNSGALLVKADDVARARMKLAAAGVTPSDANIGFEILDKDQGLGTSQFMEATRYRRGLEGELARTISSLNNVKGARVHLAIPKSSVFVRDERKPSASVLVELFSGRSLEPGQVLAIVNLVATSVPELSKSQITVVDQKGNLLSDQAENSALTQAGKQFDYSRRVESMLTQRVHNILQPVLGNDRYKAEVSADVDFSAVESTSEQFNPDQPALRSEQSTSEQRTAANGPPQGVPGALSNQPPAPASAPQTTGGATASAGAIQPGQPLLDANGQQIMDPATGQPMLAPYPADKRNQSTKNFELDRSISHTKQQQGRVNRLSVSVVVDDQVKVNAADGAVTRAPWSADELARFTRLVQDAVGFDASRGDSVSVINMPFSAERGEVIADPAFYTQPWFWDIVKQVLGVLFILVLVFGVLRPVLNNITGNGKKQLAAFGGSDVELGGMGGLDGELANDRVSLGGPQSILLPSPSEGYDAQLNAIKSLVAEDPGRVAQVVKEWINADE from the coding sequence ATGGCAGAAGCAGTCGTGGACAACGCACCCGCCAAGGCAGACGGCAAGCCGCCGCTGTTTGGCCTGTCGTTCCTGGAAAACCTTTCCGAAATGACCATGTTGCGTCAGGTGGGCCTGATGGTCGGCCTGGCCGCCAGCGTGGCGATTGGTTTTGCCGTGGTGCTGTGGTCGCAGCAACCGGATTACCGGCCGTTGTACGGCAGCCTGGCCGGCATGGATTCCAAGCAAATCATGGAAACCCTGGCCGCCGCCGACATCGCCTACACCGTTGAGCCCAACTCCGGCGCGCTGCTGGTCAAGGCCGACGACGTGGCCCGTGCGCGCATGAAGCTCGCGGCGGCCGGCGTCACCCCGTCCGACGCCAATATCGGTTTTGAAATCCTCGACAAAGACCAGGGCCTCGGCACCAGCCAGTTCATGGAAGCCACCCGCTACCGTCGTGGCCTGGAAGGCGAGCTGGCACGCACCATCTCCAGCCTGAACAACGTCAAGGGCGCCCGCGTGCACCTGGCCATTCCGAAAAGCTCGGTGTTTGTGCGCGATGAGCGCAAGCCCAGCGCTTCGGTATTGGTGGAGCTGTTCTCTGGTCGCTCCCTGGAGCCAGGCCAGGTGCTGGCCATCGTCAACTTGGTTGCCACCAGCGTGCCTGAGCTGAGCAAGTCGCAAATCACTGTGGTCGACCAGAAGGGCAACCTGCTGTCCGACCAGGCGGAAAACTCCGCGCTGACCCAGGCCGGCAAGCAGTTCGATTACAGCCGTCGCGTCGAAAGCATGCTCACCCAGCGTGTGCACAACATCCTGCAACCGGTGTTGGGCAACGACCGCTACAAGGCTGAAGTGTCGGCCGATGTGGACTTCAGCGCCGTCGAATCGACCTCCGAGCAGTTCAACCCGGACCAGCCGGCGCTGCGCAGCGAGCAGTCCACCAGCGAACAACGCACCGCCGCCAATGGCCCGCCACAAGGCGTACCGGGCGCCCTGAGCAACCAGCCGCCGGCCCCGGCCTCGGCTCCGCAAACCACCGGTGGCGCGACGGCCAGCGCTGGCGCCATCCAGCCAGGCCAGCCACTGCTGGACGCCAATGGCCAGCAGATCATGGACCCGGCCACCGGCCAGCCGATGCTCGCACCGTACCCGGCGGACAAGCGTAACCAGTCGACCAAGAACTTCGAACTCGACCGTTCCATCAGCCACACCAAGCAGCAGCAGGGCCGCGTCAATCGCCTGTCGGTGTCGGTGGTGGTGGATGACCAGGTCAAGGTCAATGCCGCCGATGGCGCCGTTACCCGTGCCCCCTGGAGCGCCGATGAATTGGCACGCTTCACGCGCCTGGTGCAGGACGCTGTCGGTTTTGACGCCAGCCGCGGTGACAGCGTCAGCGTGATCAACATGCCGTTCTCCGCCGAGCGTGGCGAAGTGATCGCTGACCCTGCGTTCTACACGCAGCCGTGGTTCTGGGACATCGTCAAGCAAGTGCTGGGTGTGTTGTTCATCCTGGTGCTGGTGTTCGGCGTGCTGCGCCCGGTGCTCAACAACATCACCGGCAACGGCAAGAAACAACTGGCGGCCTTCGGTGGCAGCGACGTCGAGTTGGGTGGCATGGGCGGCCTGGACGGCGAACTGGCCAACGACCGCGTCAGCCTCGGCGGCCCGCAAAGCATCCTGTTGCCAAGCCCGAGCGAAGGCTATGACGCTCAGCTGAATGCAATCAAGAGTCTGGTGGCAGAAGACCCGGGCCGTGTGGCCCAGGTCGTGAAAGAGTGGATCAACGCAGATGAGTGA
- the fliI gene encoding flagellar protein export ATPase FliI translates to MRLDRTSFAKRLGGYAEATELPGQPILEGRLLRMVGLTLEAEGLRAAMGSRCMVINDDSYHPVQVEAEVMGFSGSKIFLMPVGSLAGIAPGARVVPLADTGRLPMGMSMLGRVLDGAGRALDGKGGMKAEDWVPMDGPTINPLNRNPISVPLDVGIRSINGLLTVGRGQRLGLFAGTGVGKSVLLGMMTRFTEADIIVVGLIGERGREVKEFIEHSLGEEGLKRSVVVASPADDAPLMRLRAAMYCTRIAEYFRDKGKNVLLLMDSLTRFAQAQREIALAIGEPPATKGYPPSVFAKLPKLVERAGNAEAGGGSITAFYTVLSEGDDQQDPIADSARGVLDGHIVLSRRLAEEGHYPAIDIEASISRVMPAVVTPEHMARAQQFKQLWSRYQQSRDLISVGAYVAGGDRDTDLAIALQPQLVTYLRQGLNDKISMGESEAHLQSIFAPAPGG, encoded by the coding sequence ATGCGCCTTGACCGCACCAGCTTCGCCAAGCGCCTGGGTGGTTACGCCGAGGCTACGGAGTTGCCCGGCCAGCCGATCCTCGAAGGGCGCCTGCTGCGCATGGTCGGCCTGACCCTCGAAGCCGAAGGCCTGCGCGCCGCCATGGGCAGTCGCTGCATGGTGATCAACGACGACAGCTACCACCCGGTGCAGGTCGAAGCCGAAGTGATGGGCTTTTCCGGCAGCAAGATTTTCCTGATGCCCGTGGGCAGCCTGGCGGGCATTGCCCCCGGCGCCCGCGTGGTGCCGTTGGCCGACACCGGCCGCCTGCCGATGGGCATGAGCATGCTCGGCCGCGTACTCGACGGCGCTGGTCGCGCGCTGGACGGCAAGGGCGGCATGAAGGCCGAAGACTGGGTGCCGATGGACGGCCCCACCATCAACCCGCTCAACCGCAACCCCATCAGCGTGCCGCTGGACGTGGGCATTCGCAGCATCAACGGATTATTGACGGTCGGCCGTGGCCAACGTCTGGGCCTGTTCGCCGGTACCGGCGTGGGTAAGTCGGTGTTGCTGGGCATGATGACGCGCTTTACCGAGGCCGACATCATCGTGGTCGGGCTGATCGGCGAGCGGGGCCGCGAGGTGAAGGAATTCATCGAGCACAGCCTCGGTGAAGAAGGCCTCAAGCGCTCGGTGGTGGTCGCATCCCCAGCCGACGATGCGCCGCTGATGCGGTTGCGCGCCGCCATGTACTGCACGCGCATCGCCGAATACTTCCGCGACAAGGGCAAGAACGTCCTGTTGCTGATGGATTCGCTCACGCGTTTCGCCCAGGCCCAGCGGGAAATCGCCCTGGCCATCGGCGAACCGCCGGCGACCAAGGGTTACCCGCCGTCGGTATTCGCCAAACTGCCCAAGCTGGTGGAGCGCGCCGGTAACGCCGAGGCCGGTGGTGGCTCGATCACCGCGTTCTACACCGTATTGTCCGAAGGCGATGACCAGCAGGACCCGATTGCCGACTCGGCGCGGGGCGTGCTCGACGGCCACATCGTGCTGTCACGGCGCCTGGCCGAAGAAGGGCATTACCCGGCCATCGACATCGAAGCGTCCATCAGCCGGGTGATGCCGGCCGTGGTCACGCCGGAACACATGGCCCGTGCGCAACAGTTCAAGCAGCTGTGGTCGCGCTACCAGCAGAGCCGCGACTTGATCAGCGTCGGCGCCTACGTGGCGGGCGGTGATCGCGACACCGACTTGGCGATTGCCCTGCAACCGCAATTGGTCACCTACTTGCGCCAGGGTCTCAACGACAAGATCAGCATGGGCGAAAGCGAAGCGCACCTGCAGTCGATCTTCGCCCCCGCGCCGGGCGGCTAA
- the fliG gene encoding flagellar motor switch protein FliG, which translates to MSDNRAAVAKLTKVDKAAVLLLSLGETDAAQVLRHMGPKEVQRVGVAMAQMRNVHREQVEQVMSEFVEIVGDQTSLGVGSDSYIRKMLTSALGEDKANGLIDRILLGGNTSGLDSLKWMEPRAVADVIRYEHPQIQAIVVAYLDPDQAGEVLGHFDHKVRLDIILRVSSLNTVQPAALKELNTILEKQFSGNSNASRTTLGGIKRAADIMNFLDSSVEGQLMDSIREIDDTLSGQIEDLMFVFNNLSDVDDRGIQALLREVSSDVLVLALKGSDENVKEKIFKNMSKRASELLRDDLEAKGPVRVSDVETAQKEILTIARRMAEAGEIVLGGKGGEEMI; encoded by the coding sequence ATGAGTGATAATCGAGCCGCTGTTGCCAAGCTCACCAAGGTCGACAAAGCCGCAGTCCTGCTGCTGTCCCTCGGTGAAACCGACGCCGCCCAAGTGCTGCGCCACATGGGGCCCAAAGAGGTCCAGCGCGTGGGCGTGGCCATGGCGCAGATGCGCAATGTGCACCGCGAGCAGGTCGAGCAGGTGATGAGCGAGTTCGTCGAGATCGTCGGCGACCAGACCAGCCTGGGCGTCGGCTCCGACAGCTACATCCGCAAGATGCTCACCTCGGCCCTGGGCGAAGACAAGGCCAACGGCCTGATCGACCGCATCCTGCTGGGTGGCAACACCAGCGGTCTGGACAGCCTGAAATGGATGGAGCCGCGTGCCGTCGCCGACGTGATCCGCTACGAACACCCGCAGATCCAGGCGATCGTGGTGGCGTATCTCGACCCCGACCAGGCCGGTGAAGTGCTCGGCCACTTCGACCACAAAGTGCGCCTGGACATCATCCTGCGCGTGTCGTCGCTGAACACCGTACAGCCGGCGGCGCTGAAAGAACTCAACACGATTCTGGAGAAGCAGTTCTCCGGCAACTCGAACGCCTCGCGCACCACCCTGGGTGGTATCAAGCGTGCGGCGGACATCATGAACTTCCTCGACAGCTCGGTCGAAGGCCAGTTGATGGACTCGATCCGCGAGATCGACGACACCCTGTCCGGCCAGATCGAAGACCTCATGTTCGTGTTCAACAACCTCTCCGATGTCGACGACCGTGGCATCCAGGCGTTGCTGCGCGAAGTGTCCTCGGACGTGCTGGTGCTGGCCCTCAAGGGCTCGGACGAAAACGTCAAAGAGAAGATCTTCAAGAACATGTCCAAGCGTGCCTCGGAACTGTTGCGCGACGACCTGGAAGCCAAGGGCCCGGTGCGTGTCAGCGACGTGGAAACCGCACAGAAAGAAATCCTCACCATTGCCCGCCGTATGGCCGAAGCCGGAGAAATCGTTCTCGGCGGGAAGGGCGGCGAAGAAATGATCTAA
- a CDS encoding sigma-54-dependent transcriptional regulator, producing the protein MAIKVLLVEDDRALREALADTLLLAGHDYRAVGSAEDALEAVEQESFSLVVSDVNMPGMDGHQLLGLLRARQPQLPVLLMTAHGAVERAVDAMRQGAADYLVKPFEPKALIELVARHALGVIPASDGEGPIAFEPASAQLLELAARVARSDSTVLISGESGTGKEVLARYIHQQSTRAKQPFIAINCAAIPDNMLEATLFGHEKGSFTGAIAAQAGKFEQADGGTILLDEISEMPLGLQAKLLRVLQEREVERVGARKPIQLDIRVVATTNRDLAGEVAAGRFREDLFYRLSVFPLAWRPLRERPADIIPLAERLLGNHVKKMKHAQARLSAEAQACLVAYPWPGNVRELDNAIQRALILQQGGLIQPQDFCLAMGSGIAPLPTLAPAPVVVESETAGALGDDLRRREFQMIIDTLRAERGRRKEAAERLGISPRTLRYKLAQMRDAGMDVEAYLFAT; encoded by the coding sequence ATGGCTATCAAGGTTCTGTTGGTGGAAGACGATCGCGCGCTGCGTGAAGCATTGGCTGACACGCTGCTGTTGGCGGGCCATGACTACCGGGCGGTCGGTTCTGCCGAGGACGCCTTGGAGGCGGTGGAGCAAGAGTCCTTCAGCCTGGTGGTCAGCGACGTGAACATGCCGGGCATGGACGGCCACCAGTTGCTCGGCCTGCTGCGCGCGCGTCAGCCACAGCTGCCGGTGTTGCTGATGACCGCTCACGGCGCTGTCGAGCGTGCGGTCGACGCAATGCGCCAGGGCGCGGCGGATTACCTGGTCAAACCGTTCGAGCCCAAAGCTTTGATCGAACTGGTCGCGCGGCATGCCCTGGGCGTGATCCCGGCCAGCGACGGCGAAGGTCCGATTGCCTTCGAGCCGGCCAGCGCGCAGTTGCTGGAATTGGCGGCCCGCGTGGCGCGCAGTGATTCCACCGTGCTGATTTCCGGCGAGTCCGGCACCGGTAAGGAAGTGCTGGCCCGCTATATCCACCAGCAATCGACCCGCGCCAAACAGCCGTTTATCGCGATCAATTGCGCGGCAATCCCCGACAACATGCTCGAAGCCACGCTGTTCGGCCACGAAAAAGGCTCGTTCACCGGCGCCATCGCGGCTCAGGCGGGCAAGTTCGAGCAGGCGGATGGCGGCACGATTTTGCTCGATGAAATTTCCGAGATGCCCCTGGGCCTGCAAGCCAAGTTGCTGCGGGTGCTGCAAGAGCGCGAAGTGGAGCGCGTTGGCGCACGCAAGCCGATCCAGCTGGATATTCGCGTGGTCGCCACCACCAACCGTGACCTGGCGGGCGAAGTGGCGGCGGGGCGCTTCCGTGAAGACCTGTTCTACCGTCTCTCGGTCTTTCCCCTGGCCTGGCGCCCGTTGCGCGAGCGCCCGGCGGATATCATTCCGCTGGCCGAGCGTCTGCTGGGCAACCACGTCAAAAAAATGAAGCATGCCCAGGCGCGCCTGTCGGCCGAGGCCCAGGCCTGCCTGGTGGCCTATCCGTGGCCAGGGAACGTGCGGGAATTGGACAATGCCATCCAGCGTGCGTTGATCCTGCAACAGGGCGGCCTGATCCAGCCCCAGGATTTCTGCCTGGCCATGGGCAGCGGGATTGCGCCGCTGCCGACCCTGGCACCTGCGCCCGTGGTGGTCGAATCCGAAACCGCCGGTGCATTGGGCGACGACCTGCGTCGCCGTGAATTCCAGATGATCATCGACACCCTGCGCGCCGAGCGCGGCCGCCGCAAAGAGGCCGCCGAGCGCCTGGGGATCAGCCCGCGGACCTTGCGCTACAAGCTGGCACAGATGCGTGACGCCGGCATGGACGTCGAGGCGTATCTGTTCGCCACCTGA
- a CDS encoding ATP-binding SpoIIE family protein phosphatase produces the protein MSVLAPVLEPLTILIAEDSAADLLLLSTIIRRQGHQVLTATNGAEAVAVFTRERPQLVLMDALMPVMDGFEAARRIKQLAGEELVPLIFLTSLRESEALAQCLDAGGDDFLAKPYNPLILAAKINAMDRLRRLQATVLQQRDLIAKHHDYLLHEQRVAKAVFDKVAHSGCINAAPNIRYLQSPYALFNGDLLLAAYTPSGDMHVLLGDFTGHGLPAAVGAMPLAEVFYGMTAKGYGLAQTLREMNAKLKRILPVDMFCCATLLCLSTQRRVVEVWNGGMPEGYVHEIATGKRTPLESRHLPLGVLSAEVFDDRTEVWPMALGDRVFLLSDGVLDTADANDQLFGAERLQQVFAANREPDRLFEDIEQALAAFRGEARDDVSMVEITLHGGQQLRASGPLYADSGQSCPLDWSVSFEFRAETLKRYNPLPYLLQLLLEIHGLREQSGALYSVMAELYSNALEHGVLGLDSRLKRDAQGFAEYYRLRNDRLAQLNSGYIRVHVQVVPTEVGGRMTLRIEDSGPGFDVEQMLARPLDIDRLSGRGLSLVRQLSSDVRWSDGGRSVCVEFSWEALA, from the coding sequence TTGAGCGTCCTGGCCCCGGTCCTTGAGCCGCTGACAATCCTGATCGCCGAGGACAGTGCCGCCGACCTGTTGTTGCTGTCGACCATCATCCGGCGCCAGGGCCATCAGGTGCTCACGGCCACCAACGGCGCTGAAGCGGTCGCGGTGTTTACCCGTGAGCGCCCGCAGTTGGTGTTGATGGATGCGCTGATGCCGGTGATGGACGGCTTTGAGGCGGCGCGCCGAATCAAGCAATTGGCGGGTGAAGAGCTGGTGCCGCTGATTTTTCTCACCTCCCTGCGCGAGAGCGAAGCGCTGGCCCAGTGCCTGGATGCCGGCGGTGATGACTTTTTAGCCAAACCCTACAACCCGCTGATTCTCGCGGCGAAGATCAACGCCATGGACCGCCTGCGCCGGTTGCAGGCGACGGTTTTGCAGCAGCGCGACCTGATTGCCAAGCATCACGACTACCTGCTGCACGAGCAACGGGTGGCCAAGGCAGTGTTCGACAAGGTTGCCCATTCCGGCTGCATCAACGCCGCGCCGAATATCCGCTACCTGCAATCGCCCTATGCGTTGTTCAACGGCGACCTGCTGTTGGCCGCCTACACCCCGTCCGGCGATATGCATGTGCTGCTCGGCGACTTCACCGGCCATGGCCTGCCGGCGGCGGTGGGCGCCATGCCCCTGGCGGAAGTGTTCTACGGCATGACCGCCAAGGGCTACGGCCTGGCGCAGACCCTGCGGGAGATGAACGCCAAGCTCAAGCGCATCCTGCCGGTGGACATGTTCTGCTGCGCCACCCTGTTGTGCCTCAGCACGCAGCGACGGGTGGTGGAGGTGTGGAACGGTGGGATGCCCGAAGGCTATGTGCATGAAATCGCCACGGGCAAACGCACGCCGCTGGAATCGCGGCATTTGCCATTGGGGGTGCTGTCGGCTGAGGTCTTTGATGATCGCACCGAAGTCTGGCCCATGGCCCTGGGTGACCGGGTGTTCCTGTTGTCCGATGGCGTGCTGGATACCGCTGACGCCAATGACCAGTTGTTCGGCGCTGAACGCTTGCAGCAGGTGTTCGCTGCCAACCGTGAGCCGGATCGGCTGTTTGAAGATATCGAGCAGGCCCTGGCGGCGTTCCGAGGTGAAGCGCGGGATGACGTGAGCATGGTGGAAATCACCCTGCACGGCGGCCAGCAGCTGCGTGCCAGCGGGCCGTTGTATGCCGACAGTGGGCAGTCTTGTCCGCTGGATTGGTCAGTCAGTTTCGAATTTCGTGCTGAGACGTTGAAGCGTTACAACCCATTGCCGTACTTGCTGCAACTGCTGCTGGAGATTCACGGTCTGCGCGAGCAGAGCGGGGCGCTGTACAGCGTGATGGCGGAGCTGTATTCCAATGCGCTGGAGCATGGCGTGCTGGGGCTGGATTCCCGGCTCAAGCGTGACGCCCAAGGGTTTGCCGAGTATTACCGCCTGCGTAATGACCGCCTGGCGCAGCTCAACAGCGGCTATATACGGGTGCATGTGCAGGTGGTGCCGACCGAGGTGGGCGGAAGGATGACCCTGCGCATCGAGGACAGCGGTCCTGGGTTCGACGTGGAACAGATGCTGGCGCGGCCGCTCGATATCGACCGTCTGTCAGGCCGGGGCTTGAGCCTGGTGCGTCAATTGAGCAGCGATGTACGCTGGTCGGACGGCGGGCGCAGTGTCTGCGTGGAGTTTTCCTGGGAGGCTCTGGCATAA
- the fliJ gene encoding flagellar export protein FliJ has product MANSRAARLAPVVDMAEKAEKTAVQRLGYFQGQVRLAESKLGDLERFRGEYQQQWIERGSKGVSGQWLMGYQGFLNQLETAVGQQRQSLAWHQNNLDKARESWQAAFARVEGLRKLVQRYIDEARALEDKREQKLLDELSQRMPRKDVY; this is encoded by the coding sequence ATGGCCAACAGCCGCGCCGCGCGTCTGGCTCCGGTGGTGGACATGGCCGAGAAGGCCGAGAAAACCGCCGTGCAGCGCCTGGGTTACTTCCAGGGGCAAGTCCGCTTGGCGGAAAGCAAGCTGGGCGACCTGGAGCGTTTTCGCGGCGAGTACCAGCAGCAATGGATCGAGCGCGGCAGCAAGGGCGTGTCCGGCCAATGGCTGATGGGTTACCAGGGCTTTCTCAACCAGTTGGAAACCGCCGTCGGCCAGCAACGCCAAAGCCTGGCCTGGCACCAGAACAACCTCGATAAGGCGCGTGAGAGCTGGCAAGCCGCGTTTGCCCGGGTCGAAGGGTTGCGCAAGTTGGTGCAGCGCTATATCGACGAAGCACGGGCGCTCGAAGACAAGCGCGAGCAAAAGTTGCTGGATGAGCTTTCGCAGCGCATGCCGCGCAAAGACGTCTATTGA
- the fliH gene encoding flagellar assembly protein FliH, translating to MSNKDEAPSDLIRARDVGGFDIWSLPSFDPHVPEPEPEPVEELPVEMEEVPLDEVQPLTLEELEAIRQEAYNEGFAAGEKDGFRSTTLKVRQEAEEALSVKLASLERLMGTLFDPIAEQDSQIEKAMVGLVQHIARQVIQRELVLDSSHIESVMREALKLLPLGVGNVRLYINPQDFEQVKALRERHEETWRIVEDAALQPGGCRVETEHSRIDATVETRISQIMAKLFDQLHEQALHPAEPDLSVDLDAVDAP from the coding sequence ATGTCGAACAAAGATGAGGCGCCCAGCGATCTGATTCGCGCACGGGACGTCGGTGGGTTCGACATCTGGTCGTTGCCCAGCTTCGACCCGCATGTGCCGGAGCCCGAGCCGGAGCCGGTCGAAGAACTTCCGGTGGAAATGGAAGAAGTGCCGCTGGATGAAGTCCAGCCACTGACCCTGGAAGAACTGGAAGCCATTCGCCAAGAGGCCTACAACGAAGGCTTCGCGGCGGGTGAAAAAGATGGTTTTCGCAGCACCACCCTCAAGGTGCGCCAGGAAGCCGAAGAGGCGCTGAGCGTCAAGTTGGCCAGCCTGGAACGCTTGATGGGCACGCTGTTCGACCCCATCGCCGAGCAGGATTCGCAGATCGAAAAGGCCATGGTCGGCCTGGTGCAGCACATTGCCCGCCAGGTGATCCAGCGCGAGTTGGTGCTGGATTCCAGCCATATCGAAAGCGTGATGCGCGAAGCGCTCAAGCTGCTGCCCCTGGGTGTCGGCAACGTGCGGCTGTACATCAACCCGCAGGATTTCGAGCAGGTCAAAGCCTTGCGCGAGCGCCATGAAGAAACCTGGCGCATCGTCGAAGACGCGGCGTTGCAGCCCGGTGGTTGCCGGGTCGAAACCGAACACAGCCGCATCGATGCCACGGTGGAAACCCGCATCAGCCAGATCATGGCCAAGCTCTTTGATCAGCTTCACGAACAGGCCCTGCACCCGGCCGAGCCTGATCTGAGCGTGGACCTGGACGCCGTCGATGCGCCTTGA
- a CDS encoding Hpt domain-containing protein, with amino-acid sequence MVDLHLDPEVLSGLQEVMEGEYPKLLDTFLDDSQKRVEALRKARDDAKALGRIAHSFKGSSGNLGAVRLAQLCQRLEVESVESAVGDLGELVDQIDREFALVKPLYESERQRFQV; translated from the coding sequence GTGGTTGATCTACATCTGGACCCGGAGGTGTTGTCGGGTTTGCAGGAAGTTATGGAAGGCGAGTATCCCAAGCTGCTTGATACCTTTCTCGATGATTCCCAGAAACGCGTCGAAGCGCTGCGCAAGGCCAGGGATGATGCCAAGGCGTTGGGGCGGATTGCGCATAGTTTCAAGGGCAGCAGTGGGAACCTGGGGGCGGTGCGGTTGGCGCAGTTGTGTCAGCGGTTGGAGGTTGAGTCGGTTGAGTCTGCGGTTGGGGATCTGGGGGAGTTGGTCGATCAGATTGATCGGGAGTTTGCGTTGGTGAAGCCGTTGTATGAGTCGGAGCGGCAGCGGTTTCAGGTTTGA
- the fliE gene encoding flagellar hook-basal body complex protein FliE encodes MSQGIEFNRLMLDMRSMQMDAMAQPKSVAPAPELGQSSFADMLGQAINKVSDTQQASSQLANAFEIGKSGVDLTDVMVASQKASVSFQALTQVRNKLVQAYQDIMQMPV; translated from the coding sequence ATGAGCCAGGGTATTGAGTTCAATCGGTTGATGTTGGATATGCGCTCCATGCAAATGGATGCCATGGCTCAACCGAAATCCGTCGCGCCTGCGCCGGAATTGGGCCAAAGCAGCTTCGCCGACATGCTCGGCCAGGCCATCAACAAAGTCAGTGATACCCAGCAAGCCTCCAGCCAGTTGGCCAACGCGTTCGAGATCGGCAAAAGCGGCGTGGACCTCACCGATGTGATGGTTGCCTCGCAAAAGGCCAGCGTGTCGTTCCAGGCGTTGACCCAGGTGCGTAACAAGCTGGTTCAGGCTTACCAAGACATCATGCAGATGCCGGTTTAA